A DNA window from Spirochaeta cellobiosiphila DSM 17781 contains the following coding sequences:
- a CDS encoding ribonucleoside-diphosphate reductase subunit alpha, producing MQVIKRDGSHVDFNKDRIHSAISKAFEAQNLNILDTVLDALVDSIVEKLESVQNSTLTIESIQDCVELSLAEAGYFQVARAYILYREEHRKHREDRLEQMRKQALQGNLEVTKSSGDRVPFSTDKIVSTLERVTTGYSRDIDIPLVFQDIIRNIYPGITTKLLEKAAIQSLSNYIERDPSYERAAARLFLQKIYKEITQTSDRNHQGQHELRNSFINNIKEAVELNHFDKRLLGFDLELLSTHLDYQRDQLLQFRSLETLTERYFYQRDKELKETPQSFWMRVAMGLAIEEQNKNERAIEFYHVLSQLYFIPSTPTLFHSGTDLPQLSSCYLSTVPDDLQMIFKVLGDNAQLAKWSGGIGNDWTPVRATGAMIKSTRVESQGVIPFLKIANDTTFAINRSGKRRGAACAYLETWHLDIEDFLDLRRNTGDERRRTHDMNTANWIPDLFMERVKNKGTWTLFSPSEVPDLHDLYGRAFKDRYEYYEGLAKEGKIAQYREIEAEKLWRKMLTRLFETGHPWITFKDPSNIRSPQDHVGVVHNSNLCTEITLNNSADETAVCNLGSINMRNMVTRHGIIMTRLQATIRTAMRMLDNVIDLNFYPTEEAKNSNMRHRPVGLGMMGLQDALFIQRIPFDSKEALEFTDRFTEAFSYYALEGSSDLAKERGSYSSFKGSKWDRGLLPIDTLDLLEAQRGLTVDVDRSQTFEWNELRDKIKEQGMRNSNTMALAPTATISNIAGSFPTIEPIYKNIYVKSNMSGEFTILNTYMVEDLKNQGLWSKDMLDKIKYFDGNLDGIPEIPAEYKQLYKEAFEISPIQMIEMAARRAKWIDQSQSHNVFMKGASGKMLDQIYMTAWEKGLKSTYYLRTLAASQIEKSTLDAKTYGFTQKREYTQPASVVGNICSLTDPECESCQ from the coding sequence GTGCAAGTAATAAAACGTGATGGTTCTCATGTGGATTTCAATAAAGACCGTATTCATTCAGCTATAAGTAAGGCTTTTGAAGCTCAAAATCTAAATATACTGGATACTGTGTTAGATGCCCTTGTTGACTCCATAGTGGAGAAACTGGAATCGGTGCAAAACAGTACCCTAACCATAGAATCTATTCAGGATTGTGTTGAACTAAGTTTGGCTGAAGCAGGCTACTTCCAAGTAGCCAGAGCCTACATTCTTTACAGAGAAGAACATCGTAAACACAGGGAAGATCGACTAGAACAGATGAGAAAACAGGCATTACAAGGGAACCTTGAGGTAACAAAGTCATCAGGAGACCGTGTGCCTTTTTCCACGGACAAAATCGTTTCTACACTAGAGAGGGTTACAACAGGTTATAGCCGGGACATAGATATCCCTTTAGTATTCCAGGACATCATAAGAAATATCTATCCGGGGATTACAACAAAGCTATTAGAGAAGGCAGCTATCCAGTCACTTTCTAATTATATAGAGCGAGACCCTTCCTATGAGAGAGCAGCCGCTAGATTGTTCCTGCAAAAGATATATAAGGAAATTACACAGACAAGTGACAGGAATCACCAAGGGCAACACGAGCTTCGTAACTCCTTTATTAATAACATAAAGGAAGCGGTAGAACTTAATCATTTTGACAAAAGACTATTGGGTTTTGATCTTGAGTTATTATCCACACATCTCGATTATCAGAGAGACCAATTATTGCAATTCCGCTCTCTTGAAACCCTGACAGAACGTTATTTCTATCAACGGGATAAAGAACTCAAAGAAACACCTCAATCATTTTGGATGAGAGTGGCAATGGGCTTAGCTATTGAAGAACAGAATAAAAACGAAAGGGCAATAGAGTTCTACCATGTCCTCAGTCAACTCTACTTTATTCCCTCAACCCCTACCCTCTTTCACTCGGGAACAGATTTACCACAGTTATCTTCCTGTTATCTAAGCACCGTACCAGATGACTTACAAATGATTTTCAAAGTATTAGGAGACAATGCCCAACTAGCCAAATGGTCTGGAGGAATTGGGAATGACTGGACCCCTGTTAGAGCCACAGGAGCTATGATCAAAAGTACCAGAGTCGAATCCCAAGGGGTCATCCCTTTCTTAAAAATAGCCAACGATACAACCTTTGCTATTAACAGAAGCGGTAAACGTCGAGGAGCCGCTTGCGCCTATCTGGAAACATGGCATCTGGATATTGAAGACTTTCTAGACTTAAGACGTAATACGGGAGATGAACGTAGACGTACTCATGATATGAATACAGCAAACTGGATTCCTGATCTATTTATGGAAAGAGTAAAAAATAAAGGAACATGGACACTTTTTTCTCCTTCTGAAGTACCAGATCTTCATGATCTATATGGACGCGCTTTTAAAGATAGATATGAATATTACGAAGGATTAGCCAAAGAAGGGAAAATAGCTCAATACAGAGAAATAGAAGCAGAAAAGCTATGGCGAAAAATGCTAACGAGATTGTTTGAAACAGGACATCCCTGGATAACCTTCAAAGATCCATCCAATATACGTTCCCCACAGGATCATGTAGGTGTTGTACATAACTCAAACCTTTGTACTGAAATCACTTTAAATAATAGTGCTGATGAGACCGCTGTTTGTAACTTAGGATCCATTAATATGAGAAATATGGTCACACGCCATGGCATCATCATGACCAGATTACAAGCAACGATCCGTACAGCCATGCGAATGCTTGATAATGTGATAGATCTTAACTTCTATCCTACTGAAGAAGCCAAAAACTCCAATATGAGACATAGACCTGTTGGCTTAGGAATGATGGGATTACAGGATGCTCTCTTTATCCAAAGAATACCTTTTGATAGTAAGGAAGCTCTGGAATTCACCGACCGATTCACAGAAGCCTTTTCCTATTATGCGCTGGAGGGCTCTTCTGATTTGGCCAAGGAAAGAGGAAGCTACTCTTCTTTTAAAGGTTCAAAATGGGACCGTGGTTTACTACCCATTGATACATTGGATCTTCTTGAGGCTCAAAGAGGTCTAACAGTAGACGTAGATCGTAGTCAAACTTTCGAATGGAATGAACTTAGAGATAAGATCAAAGAACAGGGAATGCGAAACTCCAATACAATGGCTTTAGCACCTACGGCGACTATCTCCAATATCGCAGGATCCTTCCCGACTATTGAACCCATCTACAAAAATATCTATGTAAAATCCAATATGAGTGGAGAATTTACCATTCTTAATACTTATATGGTTGAAGATTTAAAGAATCAAGGCTTATGGTCCAAAGACATGTTGGACAAGATCAAATACTTCGATGGAAATCTTGATGGGATACCTGAGATTCCTGCTGAATATAAACAACTCTATAAAGAAGCCTTTGAAATATCACCAATACAAATGATTGAAATGGCCGCTAGAAGAGCCAAATGGATAGATCAAAGTCAAAGTCATAATGTTTTTATGAAGGGAGCTAGTGGTAAAATGCTGGACCAAATCTATATGACAGCCTGGGAAAAAGGTCTTAAAAGCACTTATTATCTACGAACGCTAGCGGCTTCCCAAATTGAAAAATCGACGCTAGATGCCAAAACCTACGGATTCACACAGAAAAGAGAATATACACAACCTGCTTCTGTTGTAGGAAATATATGTTCACTAACAGACCCTGAGTGTGAATCATGTCAATAA
- a CDS encoding ribonucleotide-diphosphate reductase subunit beta encodes MSIINNSKTDPNKILPITYSWARQHYKDGIANTWAPEEIPMQDDIEQWKNPHTLTEEERRLILWNLGFFSTAESLTANNIVLAVYQHVTNPECRQYLLRQAFEEAIHTDTFIYCCDSLGLDPDEIYKMYQTVPSIKEKDDYVVNLTQSVFNPNFSTEGSDNIQKFVHDLIGYYVIMEGIFFYAGFAMMLAMKRQKKMVGIGEQFEYIMRDESLHLAFGCDLINTIVSENPEIWTPEFQEEIIALIKEAVELEKIYANDACPGGILGINATEFSKYVEHIADRRLERINLPVQYHRENPFPWMSQSTDLSKEKNFFETRVTEYQQGSSLSWD; translated from the coding sequence ATGAGTATAATTAACAATAGCAAAACAGATCCTAATAAGATCTTACCTATTACCTATAGTTGGGCCAGACAGCATTATAAAGACGGAATAGCCAATACATGGGCTCCAGAAGAAATTCCTATGCAAGATGATATTGAGCAATGGAAGAATCCCCATACCCTCACAGAGGAAGAGCGTCGTTTGATATTATGGAATTTGGGATTCTTCTCAACGGCAGAATCCTTGACCGCAAACAACATCGTTCTGGCAGTCTATCAGCATGTAACAAACCCGGAATGTCGCCAATACCTCTTACGACAGGCTTTTGAAGAAGCTATACACACGGATACTTTTATCTACTGTTGCGATTCCCTGGGCTTAGATCCTGACGAAATCTATAAGATGTATCAAACCGTTCCTTCTATAAAAGAAAAAGATGATTATGTCGTGAATTTGACCCAGTCTGTCTTCAATCCAAACTTTTCTACAGAAGGTTCTGATAATATTCAAAAATTCGTCCATGATCTCATTGGTTACTATGTGATAATGGAAGGAATTTTCTTCTACGCAGGGTTTGCTATGATGCTGGCCATGAAACGTCAAAAGAAGATGGTCGGTATTGGGGAACAATTCGAATATATTATGCGCGATGAAAGTCTTCACCTCGCCTTTGGTTGTGATTTAATCAACACCATTGTTAGCGAAAATCCAGAAATATGGACACCAGAGTTTCAAGAAGAAATTATCGCCTTGATAAAAGAGGCCGTAGAACTGGAAAAAATCTATGCGAATGATGCCTGCCCGGGAGGGATTCTTGGTATAAATGCTACTGAGTTCAGTAAATATGTAGAACACATAGCTGATAGGCGTCTAGAACGAATCAATCTACCAGTACAATATCATAGGGAAAATCCTTTCCCCTGGATGAGTCAATCTACAGATTTGTCTAAGGAAAAGAATTTCTTTGAGACTAGAGTTACTGAATACCAGCAAGGATCCAGCCTTTCTTGGGATTAA
- a CDS encoding VOC family protein → MNYSLITTYVKDMDTSLEFYTKILGLPIIRQIQAGPNKITFLEHNGSQLELIENKTQKAPHHGSDVSIGYNVSSLEETMDFLKGHGIADIEGPIQPDPSTKFIYIRDPDGLKIQLLERKDRSN, encoded by the coding sequence ATGAATTATTCCCTAATCACTACTTATGTTAAGGATATGGACACATCACTTGAATTTTATACAAAGATCTTAGGATTGCCTATTATACGGCAAATCCAGGCAGGACCTAATAAAATCACATTCCTGGAACATAATGGTTCCCAATTAGAGTTGATAGAAAACAAAACACAAAAAGCCCCCCATCATGGTAGTGATGTATCAATTGGCTATAACGTCAGTTCCCTGGAAGAAACCATGGACTTTCTGAAAGGCCATGGTATTGCAGATATCGAAGGGCCTATTCAACCAGATCCATCTACTAAATTCATTTATATCAGAGATCCAGATGGACTGAAGATTCAGCTTCTTGAACGAAAAGACAGAAGTAATTAA
- a CDS encoding 5-methyltetrahydropteroyltriglutamate--homocysteine S-methyltransferase has product MSYNPFRYDIVGSYLRPQVLKQARDQFLQGQISEEELQKVEDQEILKLIAKQKSLGLKAVTDGEFRRSWWHLDFMWGFKGIRKTDLQTGYPFQGVETRKETAQLEGKVEFDGTHPFLKHFTFLKEAVGEELIPRQTIPAPSQLLSELQRPENQPFIEKYYDSEEELAQDIALAYQGFIQAIYDLGCRHLQLDDCTWGMLSDKKFRDNVSTHGVDLDQMADTFSSINNKAIEKRPDDLQLTTHVCRGNFRSTWAGSGGYDPIAPQLLGKEKVDAYYLEFDTDRAGDFTPLKELTDNKHVVLGLVSSKIGELEKKEEVIARIKEAAKIIPLDRLSLSTQCGFASTEEGNVLSEEQQWNKISFVKEVAEEVWAEVN; this is encoded by the coding sequence ATGTCATATAATCCTTTTAGATACGATATCGTAGGTAGTTACCTTCGCCCTCAGGTTCTTAAACAGGCACGGGACCAATTCTTGCAAGGACAGATATCTGAGGAAGAATTACAGAAAGTTGAGGATCAGGAAATCTTGAAGCTTATTGCAAAGCAGAAATCTCTGGGGTTAAAAGCTGTCACTGATGGGGAATTTAGAAGGTCCTGGTGGCATCTTGATTTTATGTGGGGCTTCAAGGGGATAAGAAAGACAGATTTACAAACAGGATACCCATTCCAAGGTGTTGAAACGCGGAAGGAAACGGCTCAATTAGAAGGAAAGGTCGAATTTGATGGGACCCATCCTTTTCTTAAACATTTTACATTTTTAAAAGAGGCGGTAGGAGAGGAGCTCATTCCTCGTCAAACTATTCCCGCTCCTAGTCAATTGTTATCTGAGTTACAGCGTCCTGAAAATCAGCCTTTTATCGAAAAATACTATGATAGTGAGGAAGAGTTGGCTCAGGATATAGCTCTGGCTTATCAAGGGTTCATTCAAGCCATATATGACTTGGGATGCAGGCATTTACAGCTGGATGATTGTACATGGGGAATGCTTAGTGATAAGAAGTTCCGGGATAATGTATCTACCCATGGTGTTGATCTGGATCAGATGGCGGATACTTTCTCTTCCATTAATAATAAGGCCATTGAAAAACGACCTGATGATTTGCAACTAACAACACATGTATGCCGAGGTAACTTCCGTTCAACCTGGGCTGGTTCTGGAGGGTATGATCCTATTGCTCCTCAACTCTTAGGTAAAGAGAAGGTTGACGCCTACTACTTAGAGTTCGATACGGATAGAGCGGGAGATTTCACTCCTTTAAAAGAGCTTACAGATAATAAGCATGTTGTTCTTGGGTTAGTGTCTTCAAAAATTGGTGAATTAGAAAAGAAAGAAGAAGTTATTGCCAGAATAAAAGAGGCGGCTAAAATCATTCCCTTAGATAGATTAAGTCTTAGTACACAATGTGGCTTTGCCTCCACAGAAGAGGGGAATGTTCTCTCTGAGGAACAGCAGTGGAATAAGATTTCCTTTGTGAAGGAAGTGGCTGAAGAAGTTTGGGCAGAAGTAAATTAA
- a CDS encoding LysR family transcriptional regulator: MIEIIHLQIIQTVYNQGTLTKASETLNLTQPALSHAIKKLEGQLGLPLWTKEGRNLRLSQGGLLLKELADQILPQVTHSEELLKQISQGKRGVLRIGMECHPCYKWLVKVVDPYLQVWPDVDLDVRQEFQFDGLRALKDNDIDLLVTPDPVLSDELESYSIFDYELLLALSINHPLASKAYIEPEDLQKEILITYPVGKEKLDVYTQFLLPAYRNPKQFKTIETTDIMLQMVNAGRGLTTLPDWLIEEYKDTLSIKGLPLGSMGIHKSLFIIKKKSTPNKDYIRSFIEIARNHRMQKE; this comes from the coding sequence ATGATAGAAATAATTCATCTACAAATCATTCAGACCGTCTACAATCAAGGAACTCTCACCAAAGCATCAGAGACATTAAACCTTACCCAACCAGCGCTAAGCCATGCGATCAAGAAGCTCGAAGGACAGTTAGGACTTCCTTTATGGACAAAAGAGGGACGTAATCTACGTCTAAGCCAAGGGGGATTACTTCTCAAAGAACTAGCTGATCAGATTTTGCCTCAAGTCACTCATAGTGAAGAACTCCTTAAGCAAATATCCCAAGGCAAGAGAGGCGTCCTTAGGATTGGTATGGAATGTCACCCTTGTTACAAATGGTTAGTTAAAGTGGTAGATCCTTACTTGCAAGTCTGGCCTGATGTAGATTTGGACGTTCGCCAAGAGTTTCAATTTGATGGACTCCGGGCCCTCAAGGATAACGATATTGATCTACTAGTAACCCCGGATCCTGTTCTATCGGATGAACTTGAATCCTATTCCATCTTTGACTATGAATTACTGTTAGCTCTCTCAATCAATCATCCTTTAGCTTCCAAAGCTTATATTGAACCAGAAGATTTGCAAAAGGAAATACTAATTACCTACCCGGTGGGAAAAGAAAAGCTGGATGTCTATACCCAATTTCTGCTCCCCGCCTATCGTAACCCCAAGCAGTTCAAAACAATTGAAACCACAGACATTATGCTTCAGATGGTTAATGCAGGAAGAGGATTAACGACTTTACCTGATTGGCTCATCGAAGAATATAAAGATACTTTATCCATCAAAGGATTACCACTTGGTTCTATGGGGATCCATAAAAGTCTTTTTATCATCAAAAAGAAATCAACACCTAACAAAGACTACATAAGATCATTCATAGAGATAGCCCGGAATCATAGAATGCAAAAGGAGTAA
- a CDS encoding histidine kinase dimerization/phosphoacceptor domain -containing protein, producing the protein MNQNWENRILIPYTLLQSGVISHNTLPQEDFWMPLLGQSNSHIYITDKDGFISESYPSMDKGLRINDIPLFSDISLPLNFKRNLYDDQGESFRLGAQFYSDDEQKYYVFVDLPKTLLHKQKLSILHTIFLGMPIFLIVSFIMILIIMEFLLAHRLTIIDDSLKEVEQGNFMVRTPVDHHHDEITRLQTDINAVLVSRQSYIDQINHLNRVLDAIRNINQLIVQERDKDKLLRKACVSLSHIDQYQLARIYLEKKEEGQVKCFSSIRGQETVTIDQFSIHDNSMGCRKVITNKQGAHIIPVATCDCNGCRFYKDSRSYNVMGIRLEYGTQFFGVLNIHVNLDYEIDERELSLFEEVAGDISYALFNIDLENERSKIASALIESENRFKLAMKASQEGLYDWNFSNDEIYLSPGWKSMLGYGYKDIPNNLEALKQLMQEEDYQKFLYYADQLKEGARERFVLEVKMRHKEGHWIDVLSRAQMIFDSTGKPSRLIGTHLDITKRKAIEDKIKDDLEERNTLIKELYHRTKNNMQLIISLLSMKMTGIKDESLNNVLYDVENKIQSMALVHQMLYESQNLSKIDFKTYILQLVDHSIDDDISLVESLESIEISIDVALPLGMIFSELITNSIQHGFYNHPDDKPKEIHINQTIGENNIIHLTYRDNGMGLPVGFDPSSSEHMGFQTIINLVEGQLKGRIKWENDPGQGVTWFIDFGEWIPQDRL; encoded by the coding sequence ATGAACCAAAACTGGGAAAATCGCATTCTTATTCCTTATACTCTGCTTCAATCAGGTGTTATTTCTCATAATACTTTGCCACAGGAAGACTTTTGGATGCCTCTTTTAGGTCAGTCTAATAGTCATATTTATATCACCGATAAGGATGGTTTTATTAGTGAATCTTATCCCTCTATGGATAAGGGCCTAAGAATTAATGATATTCCCTTGTTTTCTGATATATCATTACCTTTAAATTTCAAACGTAATTTGTATGATGATCAGGGTGAATCCTTTCGTTTAGGTGCGCAATTCTATTCAGATGATGAGCAAAAATATTATGTTTTTGTGGATCTTCCAAAAACATTACTGCATAAGCAGAAGCTCAGCATCCTTCATACGATATTCCTGGGAATGCCAATCTTTCTAATTGTTAGTTTTATTATGATTCTGATCATTATGGAATTTTTACTTGCCCATAGACTTACTATCATCGATGATTCCCTTAAAGAAGTAGAACAAGGAAATTTTATGGTCAGGACTCCTGTGGATCATCATCATGATGAAATCACAAGGCTACAGACAGATATTAATGCCGTATTAGTATCTCGCCAATCTTATATTGATCAGATAAATCACCTGAATAGAGTATTAGATGCTATTCGTAATATAAATCAGTTAATTGTACAGGAAAGGGATAAGGACAAACTTCTTCGTAAAGCCTGTGTTAGCCTATCCCATATTGATCAATATCAATTAGCCCGTATTTATTTGGAAAAAAAAGAAGAAGGACAGGTCAAATGCTTCTCTAGTATACGCGGGCAAGAAACGGTAACTATTGATCAGTTTTCGATTCATGATAATTCTATGGGTTGTCGTAAGGTTATTACCAATAAACAGGGGGCTCACATTATACCTGTCGCTACCTGTGACTGTAATGGTTGTCGTTTCTATAAAGATTCCCGAAGCTACAATGTTATGGGGATACGTCTGGAATATGGCACCCAATTCTTTGGTGTCCTTAATATCCATGTCAATCTTGACTATGAAATAGATGAACGTGAGTTATCACTCTTCGAAGAAGTAGCAGGTGATATCTCCTACGCTCTATTCAATATTGATCTAGAGAATGAACGTTCCAAGATAGCCAGCGCTCTTATAGAGAGTGAGAATCGTTTTAAACTTGCTATGAAAGCGTCTCAAGAAGGATTATATGATTGGAACTTTAGTAATGATGAGATCTATCTGTCACCAGGTTGGAAGAGTATGTTAGGTTATGGTTATAAGGATATACCTAATAATCTAGAGGCTTTAAAGCAATTAATGCAAGAGGAGGATTATCAAAAGTTTCTTTACTATGCCGATCAACTCAAAGAAGGCGCTAGAGAACGCTTTGTCCTGGAAGTGAAGATGCGTCACAAAGAGGGCCATTGGATTGATGTTTTATCAAGAGCTCAAATGATATTTGATTCAACAGGTAAACCTTCCCGTTTAATAGGCACTCATCTGGATATTACAAAACGTAAAGCCATTGAAGATAAAATTAAAGACGATCTGGAAGAAAGGAATACGTTAATAAAAGAATTGTACCATCGTACTAAAAACAATATGCAATTGATCATATCGCTATTAAGCATGAAGATGACGGGCATAAAGGATGAATCCTTGAATAATGTGTTATATGATGTTGAAAATAAAATCCAATCCATGGCACTTGTACATCAAATGCTATATGAAAGTCAGAACTTATCCAAGATTGATTTCAAAACATATATTCTTCAATTGGTAGACCATTCTATAGATGATGATATTAGCTTAGTGGAATCTTTGGAATCTATAGAAATATCCATTGATGTAGCATTGCCTTTGGGGATGATTTTTTCTGAACTTATCACTAACTCTATTCAACATGGTTTTTATAATCACCCTGATGATAAGCCTAAGGAAATACACATTAATCAGACAATAGGAGAAAATAATATTATTCACCTTACTTATAGGGACAATGGTATGGGGCTTCCTGTTGGTTTTGACCCTTCCTCCTCAGAGCATATGGGTTTTCAAACTATTATAAACCTTGTAGAAGGTCAGCTAAAAGGGAGAATTAAGTGGGAGAATGATCCAGGTCAAGGAGTAACCTGGTTTATTGATTTTGGAGAGTGGATACCTCAAGATCGGTTGTGA
- a CDS encoding methyl-accepting chemotaxis protein, with translation MVFHFKIKDKLILMSLLLVLIPILLLGLTTYQILTKETKSQNEDRLKQQTQQILQNVKNIYDLALQKVNTDLEIAKYLLNNYGQIQVDDSGKLSVVDIKADQLVRQKVKSDIIIANKLFYDLGTPELNTNQTLTRQVKDQITLETTTLRFNPLRIGDKNIPYDYGLVDQIKNTTGIETATIFQKIPQGYLRVSTNVINKQGERAINTYIPNSSEVAKQLSQGTTYYGRAYVVDSWYLTAYEPIKNRQGIIIGALYVGAHEQKYIPESDHDLVDRISKLTGSTATVFQLKPFQGRKPDDSLSQKWNNKDAFYRISTNILLDSGQRATGTILSQAIYDQMKQGNTYLGRANILGHWYMTAYYPLKDNNGHLVGALYVGVPESQYQDSLIKNLRELTIGKTGRIYILDEKGESLLGDYKGERYTSHESTPIIAYQDRLIYSQSYFAPWEWQLGAIVNMSDFEEGLRRINFAMMIIILLTIIIGTIIAFKFAQSLAIPLQKVSKNADILANGDFNINPMNYKKRDEIGLLEDSFNKMVISLKEKADIINSFAKGDFSPLISKSSEEDQLGESLLLMSDNLNNLLYQIDIIIREVQIGANHISTASQDLSRGVITQADSVEKILDNLKAIDQQSTENSQGAQSAHRIAQMSKKNAEDSANQIEELILSVHNIKDSFDGIKKIVGIISSLSFQINLLALNANVEAARAGQHGRGFSVVADEVRTLANKSEASVKDTSGIIEQASIHMEDALEAVTKTSSLQSTILKGAQELSEVVAQIKKSSSSQAEGVNRITEDLNHISNITTENAAASEESSAATEQLTGQILELQNMMKQFKLRAKDSQPRLPINNS, from the coding sequence ATGGTGTTTCATTTCAAGATCAAGGACAAATTAATTCTCATGTCCCTTCTACTGGTATTGATTCCCATATTATTACTGGGCTTAACGACATATCAAATCCTAACAAAGGAAACAAAATCACAAAATGAAGACAGGCTCAAACAACAAACCCAGCAAATCCTGCAAAATGTCAAAAATATATACGACCTGGCCCTTCAAAAAGTTAATACGGACCTGGAGATAGCCAAATACCTTTTAAACAACTATGGCCAAATCCAGGTGGATGATAGTGGTAAACTATCAGTCGTTGATATAAAAGCGGATCAATTGGTTCGACAAAAGGTTAAGTCAGATATCATCATAGCCAACAAATTATTCTATGATCTAGGTACACCCGAATTAAACACAAATCAAACATTGACAAGACAGGTTAAGGACCAGATTACCCTTGAAACGACCACCCTCAGATTTAACCCTCTTAGGATAGGAGATAAAAATATCCCCTATGATTATGGCTTAGTGGATCAAATCAAGAATACAACAGGAATAGAAACAGCAACTATTTTCCAAAAGATCCCCCAAGGTTATCTGCGGGTATCGACCAATGTTATTAACAAACAAGGTGAGCGAGCCATTAATACCTATATTCCAAACTCATCTGAAGTGGCAAAGCAATTATCTCAGGGAACGACCTACTATGGGAGAGCCTATGTTGTGGACAGTTGGTATTTGACAGCTTATGAACCTATCAAAAATAGACAGGGTATCATCATAGGCGCACTCTATGTAGGAGCCCATGAACAAAAATACATACCTGAATCTGATCATGATTTAGTGGATAGAATATCGAAGCTGACAGGATCAACAGCTACAGTGTTTCAATTAAAACCCTTTCAAGGAAGGAAACCTGATGATTCCCTATCCCAAAAATGGAACAACAAAGATGCTTTTTACCGGATATCTACTAATATACTTTTAGACAGTGGACAACGAGCCACAGGGACCATTCTATCTCAAGCCATTTATGATCAAATGAAGCAAGGGAATACTTATTTAGGTAGAGCTAATATCTTAGGACATTGGTATATGACGGCCTATTACCCTCTCAAGGATAATAATGGACATTTAGTAGGAGCCTTGTACGTTGGTGTACCGGAATCCCAATATCAGGATTCCCTCATTAAAAACTTAAGAGAATTGACCATAGGGAAAACAGGACGCATCTATATACTCGATGAAAAAGGAGAATCCCTTTTAGGTGATTATAAAGGAGAGCGATATACCTCGCATGAATCGACACCCATTATAGCCTATCAAGATAGACTTATATACAGCCAAAGCTATTTTGCCCCCTGGGAATGGCAATTAGGGGCCATTGTTAATATGTCTGACTTTGAGGAAGGACTAAGAAGAATTAATTTTGCTATGATGATCATCATCTTACTTACGATCATTATAGGAACGATCATAGCCTTTAAGTTCGCCCAATCCCTGGCCATCCCTCTACAAAAGGTGAGTAAGAATGCAGATATTCTGGCTAATGGTGATTTCAATATTAACCCCATGAATTACAAGAAAAGAGATGAAATCGGATTATTAGAAGACTCCTTTAATAAAATGGTTATCTCACTAAAGGAAAAAGCGGATATTATCAATTCATTTGCCAAGGGAGATTTTTCTCCTCTTATAAGCAAAAGCAGTGAAGAGGATCAATTAGGAGAATCACTTTTGCTTATGTCTGATAACTTGAATAACCTCCTCTATCAAATCGATATCATCATTCGCGAAGTCCAGATTGGAGCTAATCACATATCAACAGCCAGTCAGGATCTGTCTAGAGGAGTCATTACTCAGGCAGATTCTGTAGAAAAAATTCTTGATAACTTAAAAGCCATTGACCAGCAGTCAACTGAAAACTCCCAAGGAGCCCAATCCGCCCATAGAATCGCCCAAATGAGTAAGAAAAACGCAGAAGACAGTGCCAATCAGATTGAAGAACTAATCCTATCTGTTCATAACATCAAAGATAGCTTTGACGGGATAAAGAAAATCGTAGGAATCATCTCCAGTCTATCCTTTCAGATTAACTTATTGGCCCTTAATGCTAATGTGGAAGCGGCCAGAGCAGGCCAACATGGTAGGGGCTTTTCTGTTGTCGCTGATGAAGTGCGAACACTGGCCAATAAAAGTGAAGCCTCTGTTAAGGATACTTCTGGGATAATTGAACAAGCAAGTATTCACATGGAAGATGCGCTGGAAGCTGTTACCAAAACATCCTCCCTGCAATCTACCATTCTGAAAGGAGCTCAAGAGTTATCTGAAGTTGTTGCTCAAATCAAGAAAAGCAGTTCCTCCCAAGCAGAAGGAGTAAATCGGATTACAGAGGATCTTAATCATATATCGAATATAACAACAGAGAACGCAGCGGCCTCAGAAGAAAGTTCGGCCGCTACAGAACAATTGACTGGTCAAATTCTGGAACTTCAGAATATGATGAAACAATTCAAACTAAGAGCAAAGGATTCCCAACCAAGGCTTCCTATAAATAACTCATAA